In Lycium ferocissimum isolate CSIRO_LF1 chromosome 11, AGI_CSIRO_Lferr_CH_V1, whole genome shotgun sequence, a single genomic region encodes these proteins:
- the LOC132036164 gene encoding putative disease resistance protein RGA3 produces the protein MAEAFIEVLLQNLSSFIQKELGLLYGVDEELRKLSSLLSTINAVLQDADQEQLKEKAIRNWLQKLNCATYEVDDVLDECAGKAIRLQGKARRNGCISMPSGFSFENILFRRQIGQKVKDAIRKLDGIAEERIKFHLSEVVTAKKQSTTDEVRETGFVLTPAEVYGRDDDKRKIVEILMKHVDDFQELLVLPIVGMGGLGKTTLAQLIFNDVWVHEHFDLKIWVCVSYNFDEKRLTRAILEAIVGKDINASELASLQSHLITLLRGKRYLLILDDVWNEDQEKWDKLKALLTIGSRGTSVITTTRLEKVASIMGTVQPHRLSCLSAYDCWLLFKQRAFGLDRKESPKLVDIGKEIVRRCCGVPLAAKALGSLLRFKSDEKEWLFVRDSDFWNLPQEESSILPALRLSYIHLPQDLRNCFSYCAIFEKDSKIDKEELIYFWMANGFISSEGNSEPEDRGNEVWNELYWRSLFQEVQQNSDGRMLFKIHDLVHDLAQSIMDDGIHATKLEGWEKISASRIRHATIHAEDKSFLAFPKSTMPYNPSTITMYGSLRVLIFCSVQLKELPSAIGNLIHLRYLDLFSTCIESLPHSICSLQNLQMLSVEDCCFTSSFTKRSEISEKSSTSSAKRLSIESHAS, from the coding sequence ATGGCAGAAGCGTTCATCGAAGTTTTATTACAAAATCTGAGCTCTTTTATTCAAAAGGAGCTAGGATTGCTTTATGGCGTCGATGAAGAATTAAGAAAGCTTTCAAGCTTGCTATCGACAATCAATGCTGTCCTCCAGGATGCTGATCAGGAACAACTGAAAGAAAAGGCAATAAGAAACTGGTTGCAGAAGTTAAACTGTGCTACTTATGAAGTTGATGATGTCTTGGATGAATGTGCAGGGAAAGCCATCAGGTTGCAGGGAAAAGCCCGAAGAAATGGATGCATTTCCATGCCATCTGGTTTTTCTTTTGAGAATATTTTGTTTCGTCGTCAGATAGGGCAAAAGGTTAAAGATGCCATCAGGAAACTAGATGGAATTGCTGAGGAACGTATTAAATTCCATTTGTCTGAAGTTGTGACCGCGAAGAAACAATCCACAACAGACGAAGTACGTGAAACTGGCTTTGTTTTAACTCCGGCAGAAGTCTATGGAAGGGACGATGACAAAAGGAAGATTGTTGAAATCTTAATGAAGCACGTCGATGATTTTCAAGAGCTTTTGGTTCTCCCTATAGTTGGAATGGGGGGTCTTGGAAAGACGACTCTTGCTCAATTAATTTTCAATGATGTGTGGGTGCACGAACATTTCGATTTGAAAATTTGGGTTTGTGTGTCATATAATTTTGACGAGAAGAGGTTGACAAGAGCAATCCTAGAAGCCATAGTTGGGAAAGATATAAATGcttctgagttagcttcttTACAAAGTCACCTCATAACCTTGTTGAGAGGGAAAAGATATTTACTCATTTTGGATGATGTTTGGAATGAAGATCAAGAGAAATGGGATAAATTAAAAGCCTTACTAACAATTGGATCTAGAGGTACTTCAGTTATTACCACTACTCGCCTAGAAAAGGTTGCTTCAATTATGGGAACAGTACAGCCACATCGTTTATCCTGCTTGTCCGCGTACGACTGTTGGTTGTTGTTCAAGCAACGTGCATTTGGCCTAGATAGAAAAGAGAGCCCCAAACTTGTTGATATTGGAAAAGAGATTGTAAGAAGATGTTGTGGGGTGCCTTTGGCTGCTAAAGCTCTAGGAAGTCTTTTGCGCTTTAAGAGTGATGAAAAAGAATGGTTGTTTGTCAGAGATAGTGATTTTTGGAATTTGCCACAAGAAGAAAGTTCAATCTTGCCTGCTCTAAGGTTGAGCTATATTCACCTTCCTCAAGATTTGAGAAACTGTTTTTCTTATTGTGCTATATTTGAGAAGGACTCCAAAATTGACAAAGAAGAGCTAATTTATTTCTGGATGGCGAACGGATTTATCTCATCCGAGGGAAATTCGGAACCTGAGGATAGGGGTAATGAAGTATGGAATGAATTATACTGGAGATCTTTGTTCCAAGAAGTTCAACAAAATTCAGATGGGAGGATGTTGTTTAAGATACACGACCTTGTTCATGACCTGGCCCAATCTATAATGGATGATGGAATTCATGCAACAAAACTTGAAGGATGGGAAAAGATATCGGCGAGCAGAATTCGCCATGCAACAATACATGCAGAAGATAAGTCATTTCTTGCTTTTCCTAAAAGTACTATGCCTTACAACCCTTCAACAATCACAATGTATGGTTCTTTAAGGGTGTTGATTTTTTGCTCTGTTCAGTTAAAGGAATTGCCATCTGCAATCGGAAATCTAATACATTTAAGGTATTTGGACCTTTTCAGTACATGTATTGAGAGTCTTCCTCACAGTATATGTTCTCTTCAGAACTTGCAGATGCTAAGTGTAGAAGATTGTTGCTTTACTTCGTCTTTTACCAAAAGATCTGAAATATCTGAGAAATCTTCGACATCTTCGGCTAAGAGGCTGTCCATTGAGTCACATGCCTCCTAA